From Epinephelus lanceolatus isolate andai-2023 chromosome 2, ASM4190304v1, whole genome shotgun sequence, one genomic window encodes:
- the LOC117259977 gene encoding CD82 antigen-like: MVGTRGASELLLLLPQSADSLLCCRAGGHSVRAQSAHSAHRSRTQDQDQDQDQDPHRLALSFSPLYNSKTRSRIMGKGCLTATKYFLFLFNLIFFLCGAVIMGFGLWLLLDNQSFIVVLNNSTAVKVGCYILIGVGAFSMLVGFLGCLGAIYEIRCLLGLYFTCLLLILIAQIAAGALIYFQKDVLNEEMSKIVTKVLDNYPGNNSTTEQAWDFIQRNMECCGWSSRTDWNGNMVIVNSSQLLFPCSCQNISLVTGNFSDSGFCEAQTPDWPVYDVGCADSVESWLLTNIGVVLGICLGVALIELLGMILSICLCRNIHTEDYTKVPKY, from the exons ATGGTGGGGACCAGAGGAGcctcagagctgctgctgctgctgcctcagtcCGCAGATTCTCTGCTTTGTTGTCGAGCAGGAGGTCACTCAGTCCGAGCACAGTCTGCTCACAGCGCACACAGGAGCCGCAcacaggaccaggaccaggaccaggaccaggacccgCACAGACTCGCACTGAGCTTCTCTCCGCTGTACAACAGTAAAACTCG ATCCAGAATCATGGGGAAAGGCTGCCTGACAGCGACCAAGTACTTCCTGTTCCTCTTCAACCTCATCTTCTTT ctgtGCGGCGCCGTCATCATGGGCTTCGGACTGTGGCTCCTGCTGGACAATCAGAGCTTCATCGTCGTCCTGA ATAACTCCACAGCTGTGAAGGTGGGCTGCTACATCCTGATCGGAGTCGGAGCTTTCTCCATGCTCGTGGGCTTCCTCGGCTGCTTGGGAGCCATTTATGAGATCCGCTGTCTGCTCGGCCTG TACTTCACCTGCCTCCTGCTCATCCTCATCGCTCAGATAGCAGCCGGCGCTCTCATCTACTTCCAGAAAGATGTG TTAAATGAGGAGATGTCCAAGATCGTCACCAAGGTGCTGGACAACTACCCCGGCAACAACTCGACCACGGAGCAGGCCTGGGACTTCATCCAGAGGAAT aTGGAGTGCTGTGGCTGGAGCAGCCGTACAGACTGGAACGGTAACATGGTGATCGTCAACAGCTCTCAGCTGCTGTTTCCCTGCTCCTGTCAGAACATCTCGCTCGTCACAGGAAACTTCTCTGACAGTGGATTCTGTGAGGCTCAGACGCCCGACTGGCCCGTTTATGACGTG GGCTGTGCTGACAGTGTGGAGAGCTGGCTGCTCACCAACATCGGGGTCGTCCTGGGTATCTGCCTCGGAGTGGCTCTGATCGAG CTGCTGGGGATGATCTTGTCGATCTGCCTGTGCAGAAACATTCACACAGAAGATTACACCAAAGTGCCAAAGTACTAA